The nucleotide window CGGTATTATCCGTAACGATACCTGTAATAGTTACTTGACCGCTTTTTTGAGCATAAATTACCATACTCATCAGCGTAAACAAAAGAAAACTACATCTCTTGATAAATGCTTGTTTCATAAATGTTTGATTTTAATTAGGTTATAAATTAGTTAGCTTTAAAAAATACTTTTTGGTTTTTAACAAAAATAAAATTTGACTATCACCAAAATTCAATTTTAAATATTAAATGTTAAAAATACATTTATGCCAAAATTATGATGATAACAATTGGCAACCGTCCTGTACTATCCTGTTTTAAAAAACAAATCTTAAAAAAAAATTAAAATAAAAAATGGTATTCCTAAAAAACAGAAACATTAAATACAAAAAACAAAAAAATAAAAAGGATAGTTCAAAAAAATAACAGATTAAAAAACTCTTTATATAAGCACGGTTAATCAATAAAAAGCCCTACATAAAGATCCTGTCTGAAAAAATTATCTTGATAAACAAATTGAAAAAAAAATTAAAAAGACCTTATTTCTATTTTTTTTGTCCTGTTAAAAAAAAATTAAAAAAACTATCTTTTTTGATACAAAAAAACCTTTAAATCACAATTCTTATCAATACCTGCAAAGTAAATTTATCATAAAAATTATTAAAAATCAAGCACTTAAAACACTAAAAAACAGAACATGTGCTTTTATAATAAGAATAATAAAGAAATTATCAAGAATTAGACTGTTAAATTTAAATTTTTGAAAAAGATTTTTTTCTAATTTTAACCAGAAAAGAATGGGTAAATTTAGGAAAAAGGGAGTTTTGTAGAATTAATAAGCTGTACAAACTCAATTCACGTATTAATTATGAATTATACTAATTATCACGAATTTTTTCTTTTTAGTTATTAAAAATTCTTTAAATCCTATAGCGGATTCTATGATAAATGGCCATTCCGAACAAAACCATTCAATTCGGATTAACTATCTTTTCAAAAGCTTATCCAAAAAAAGAAAACCCCTCTTAGCCGCTTTTTGAGCAATCCGGGGTTTGTTCCTTTTAAATTTGAAATAAAATAATTGCTTTAAGTTTAAAACATTTAGATTTTTTCGAATTTATAATGAAGGATTCCAACCGCTTAACACCTTATCAAGATTGTATTTATTGCGTTCGGATTTTTTTAATTGATGTGACCAAACAGCTCTTTTGGATAAATCTTTCGCCCCTTCACCTTTACTGCTGTATTCGGCATAATAGACTGTTTTTTCTTTGTCAGGAAAATTTTTGTCCCCAGCCCACGGATTCCAACCTTCGGGAACAATATGCGTACCCATTTCTGTATTGATGATAACCGTTTTTGCATAAGGCCGCCAAGGACGTCCCAGAAAAACTTTATCAACTGTTTTGTCTTTTGCAGTCAATTTGCAATCTACAAATACAAAACCATATAAATCTTCCTTTGTGGTAGATGCAGCCGTAACATAAGCATTACTAAGGCTTTCGATAGTACAATTGTAAAAATAGGCTGTAGCTGCCCCAAAAATAAAATCAACTGTCCCGTTGATAAAACAGTTTTCAAAATAGTTACGAGTTCCTCCTTTGGCCAAATACAAGGTATCCTGATTGCCCAAAATAGAGCAGTTTTTCACAGCTACTCTGTCTCCTTCGGTGTGCAAAGCCACTGCCTGTCCAACTCTACCGGCTGTATTCTCTATAATTAGGTTTTCTATCAAACAGTCATTTCCCTGAACCAATAAGGTATAGGAAGTATAGGTGCTGAACTTTGGGTTTCCTGTCACATCAATTCCACGGAATGGCTTTCCTGAATAATCATCGTATGAAATTATCGTTTTTTCTTTGTCCAAACCTTTTAAAGTGATATTTCTTTTAAAAGAAGGAATAACCACCTTTTCATTATAAACCCCTGGTTTAATACTGATTATTACCCTAATTTCGGCATGATCTCTCACCGTATTGATAGCTTCCTGTATGGTTTTAAAATCGCCCGAACCGTCTTGGGCAACGGTCAATTCAAATCGATTGTCTATTGTTTGTGCCGATACTATTAAAGGACTAACAGCTAGCAATAAAATAAGAATGTATTTCATAGGGTTTATTTTAAACATTGAAAGTCATATAAGATGGTTATACCTGGCAAACACGGCTTATATGACTTATATACTAAACTAGCAATTTAATGGGATAACCAAACAGACATTTCTCCTTTGCCTTGAT belongs to Flavobacterium gilvum and includes:
- a CDS encoding pectinesterase family protein, with amino-acid sequence MKYILILLLAVSPLIVSAQTIDNRFELTVAQDGSGDFKTIQEAINTVRDHAEIRVIISIKPGVYNEKVVIPSFKRNITLKGLDKEKTIISYDDYSGKPFRGIDVTGNPKFSTYTSYTLLVQGNDCLIENLIIENTAGRVGQAVALHTEGDRVAVKNCSILGNQDTLYLAKGGTRNYFENCFINGTVDFIFGAATAYFYNCTIESLSNAYVTAASTTKEDLYGFVFVDCKLTAKDKTVDKVFLGRPWRPYAKTVIINTEMGTHIVPEGWNPWAGDKNFPDKEKTVYYAEYSSKGEGAKDLSKRAVWSHQLKKSERNKYNLDKVLSGWNPSL